The Deltaproteobacteria bacterium DNA segment TTGAGCTGTGTGGGCACGGACTTGCGAAACACGGTCACGCACGAGTCGGGTCACATGCTCGGGCTCGGCCACTCCGCCGACGTGCACGCGACCATGTTTGCGTCGGCGAACACCGGCGAGACCAGCAAGCGCGACCTCGCGGATGACGACATCGCCGGCATCTGCGCCATCTATCCCACGGGGTTGAAGGCGCAGACCTGCGGCGACGCACCGCCGACGAACAAGGGCTGCGGGTGTGGTTCGGCTGAGGGAGCGACGCTGTTGCCGCTTGCTCTGGGTGGCTGGCTCGCGCGGCGACGCAGGAATCGGGGCTAGGAAGCCCCTCCCACATCCGAATTAACTCAGTGGTTAATAATCCAATTTGTTCGAGTGGGTTTGTGGGAGGCGCTTCCCAGCGCCGACCTCAACCTGCCAACACCGGCGCCGGCTTCTTCCCCAGCGCGTTCATGCCCGCGTAGTACACGCCGCCCGCGACAAAGAAGCCCACGAACCACGCGAACACGTACAGCCAGTGCAGGAACGAGGGGATCGGGCCCACGAGCTTCACCTGCTCCAGGAAGCCGGGCACGTTCGGCAGGATGCCGATGAACATCGCGCCCACGGCGATCCAGTTGATGCCGCCGAACTGACCGGCGCCGCGATAGAGCTCGGGCACGTCGAGCTGCTTCTTCCGCAGCACCCAGTAGTCCACCACCATGATGCCGGCGATGGGGCCGAGCAGCGCGCTGTAGCCGATGAGCCAATCGATGACGCCGTGGCTCACCAGCTTCCACGGCAGCATCGCCGCGCCCACGATGGCGGTGATGAGCCCGCCCATCTCGAAGCTGATCTTCTTGGGCGCGAGGTTGGCGATGTCGTTGGCCGGCGACACCACGTTCGCCGCGATGTTCACGCTCACGGTCGCCACGCCCACGCCGAACACGGAGATCAGCGCGACCAGGAGCCGCGTGCCGCCCGAGGCGAGCAGCGGATCGTGCAGCGTGCCCACCGGCGTCGGCGAGGTGATGGCCGCGAGGATCTTCACCGGATCCCAGAGCGCATCCGCAGGCATGCCCAGCAGCACCTCCTTCGCGGCCGAGGTGATGATCACCGCCATCAGCGAGAAGGCGAGCATCGTCGTGGGCAGGCCTAGCGTCTGGCCGAGCATCTGCTCGCGCTGGCCTTTGCCGAAGCGGGTGAAGTCCGGGATGTTGAGCGCGAGCGTGCTCCAGAAACCCACCACGCCGGTCATCCAGGGGAAGAACGCGAGGAAGAACTCGCCCGCAGTGTTGAACTTGCTCGGCGCCGAGAGCAGCGCACCGAAGCCGTGCGCCGCGGACACGAGCCACACGAGCAGGATACCGGCCATCACCAGGACCAGCGGCGCGGCCCAGTTCTCGAACACGCGCACGGTGTTCATGCCCTTGAAGATGATCCACACGTTCACTGCCCAGAACATGGCGAAGGCGATGAAGTGGGGCAGGGGATAGCCCACGATGGCCAGGCCGCCGCCGAGCGTCTCCCAGCCCGGCCACACGGTGGAGATGAGGGCGCTCACGCCCTCGCCGCCGAAGTAGCAGTTGATGCCGAACCAGCCGCACGCGACGACCGCGCGCAGCATGGCCGGGATGTTCGCGCCCATCACGCCGAAGGAGCTGCGCGCGAGCACGGGGAACGGCACGCCGTACTGCGTGCCCGGGTGCGCGTTGAGCAGGATGGGAACGAGCACCAGCCCCGTGCCCACGCCGATGGTGAGCAGGGCCTGCCACCAGTTCATCCCCGAGCCCACGATGCCGCCCGCGAGCGAGTAGGTGGGGATGCAGTGGCACATGCTGATCCACAGCGCGGCGAAGGCGTAGGTGTTCCAGGTGCGATGCGACTGCGGCACCGGCGCGAGATCGTCCGAGTAGAACGGGCTCTCCACCACGTCGGACGGGAGCGTCTTGCGGGCCTCAGCGGCGTAGGCAGCGTCGTGCATGGCGGTGTGTCCCTAGGGCTTCCAGGTCATCCCGAGGTCTGTGGTGGTGGCGAGCACCGCGTCATCAACGCTCTGCATGGAGGGGTCGGGGAGGTCCGACGCGCTGAATGTGGCGGAGCGCTTCCCGTCGCTGAGCTCGTACTGGTAGCTCAAAGGGTGCGAGCTCCTGCTGTTGTTCACGTGCTTCCCGTCGAGCGTCCACCACGACGTCTTCTCGAGCCGCGCCCAAAGCGCCTTCATCTGCTCGGCCGACAGCCGCTTTGTCTCCTTGGGGTCGTCGGGACTCAGCTTGAGGCCGTGCGGGTAGAGATAGGTCGCCTTGCCCGAGCCGTCGCGCTTCTGGACGATGATGAGCTCCCGCGACGAGGGAGAAGAGCCCAGCCGTCCTTGGGTCAGGTGGATCGACGGCGGCGGGGAGCGCTTGCCTGGCTGCGTGGGCGCGCCCGCCAACACCAGCACCACCAGGGCGGCCACCATCACGCGCGCTCGATGTTCTTGTTCGCGTGGCCGGGCTTGATGGCGATGCCCTTCTCCTGCACCTCGCGCCACGAGAGCTTCTGGGTCTCGCCGTCCATGCGGACCATGGAGATGCAGCCCGGCGACGGACACACGAGGCTGCAGAGGTTGCAGCCCACGCACTCCTCGTCGACGATCTCCGGGTACGCCTTGCCGCCGCGGGCCTGATCGGGAACGAGCTTGATGGCCTGGTGGGCGCCGTCGTCGCAGGCGACGAAGCACAGGTTGCAGTTGATGCACTTGTCCTTATCGACGCGGGCCAGGACCTTGTAGTTCATGTCCAGGTTGCCCCAGTCGGTCACCGCGGCTGCGCTCTTACCCACGAGCTGCTTGGGGCTGGTCATGCCCTTTTCGCGCAGGTAGTTGGTGAGGCCGTCGATGAGGTCCTCGACGATGCGGTAGCCGTAGTGCATGACCGCGGTGCACACCTGCACGCTGGTGGAGCCGAGGAGCATGAACTCCACGGCGTCGCGCCAGGTCTCCACGCCACCGATGCCGCTGATGGGGATGTGCTTGGTCTCCTTGTCGCGCGCGAGCTCGCCCACCATGTTCAGCGCGATGGGCTTCACCGCCGGACCGCAGTAGCCGCCGTGTGCGGCCATGCCG contains these protein-coding regions:
- a CDS encoding NCS1 family nucleobase:cation symporter-1, with the protein product MHDAAYAAEARKTLPSDVVESPFYSDDLAPVPQSHRTWNTYAFAALWISMCHCIPTYSLAGGIVGSGMNWWQALLTIGVGTGLVLVPILLNAHPGTQYGVPFPVLARSSFGVMGANIPAMLRAVVACGWFGINCYFGGEGVSALISTVWPGWETLGGGLAIVGYPLPHFIAFAMFWAVNVWIIFKGMNTVRVFENWAAPLVLVMAGILLVWLVSAAHGFGALLSAPSKFNTAGEFFLAFFPWMTGVVGFWSTLALNIPDFTRFGKGQREQMLGQTLGLPTTMLAFSLMAVIITSAAKEVLLGMPADALWDPVKILAAITSPTPVGTLHDPLLASGGTRLLVALISVFGVGVATVSVNIAANVVSPANDIANLAPKKISFEMGGLITAIVGAAMLPWKLVSHGVIDWLIGYSALLGPIAGIMVVDYWVLRKKQLDVPELYRGAGQFGGINWIAVGAMFIGILPNVPGFLEQVKLVGPIPSFLHWLYVFAWFVGFFVAGGVYYAGMNALGKKPAPVLAG